In Aquiflexum balticum DSM 16537, a single genomic region encodes these proteins:
- a CDS encoding Bor family protein: MKKNFVNLAFILTLAFLLPSCYSLTYSVGEGPQSGIEVKEKNHFFIYGLATGKTSDPTAMAGDATDYEVSISHTFVDGLISAVTFGIYNPTTTKITK; encoded by the coding sequence ATGAAAAAAAACTTTGTGAACCTTGCTTTCATTTTAACCCTGGCATTTCTCTTACCATCTTGTTATTCTCTTACTTATTCGGTGGGAGAGGGACCACAATCAGGAATTGAAGTAAAGGAAAAAAATCATTTCTTTATTTATGGTTTGGCGACAGGTAAAACTTCTGACCCAACCGCAATGGCAGGAGACGCCACAGATTATGAGGTATCTATTTCACATACCTTTGTGGATGGGCTCATCAGTGCTGTGACATTTGGAATTTACAATCCAACTACAACAAAAATCACAAAATAA
- a CDS encoding ATP-binding protein — MIEYIERPLYIDRLKPFIGKSLIKVLIGQRRVGKSFLLMQLRDLIKKASPDIEIIFINKEQYEFSEIRNSNDLFNYLKENVKGNGKVALFIDEIQDIESFEITLRDLVTRGNFDIYCTGSNANLLSSELATFLGGRYIEIKVFGLSYAEYLIFYNLQDSVNTFQNYLKFGGLPYLINLDPEIQIAYEYLKNIYNTILLKDVVSRFNVRNVKFLENLITFLADNLGSIVSSKKISDYLKSQKINISTQVVIDYLGYLEASFLIFKVKRTGIEGKKVFEIGEKYFFEDIGIRNSIVGYKANDIHKILENVVYLHLRMAGYEVSVGLEGKKEIDFIAQKSGEKIYVQVAYLLTNEETINREYGNLLEIQDNFPKYVVTMDELTETSTHKGINRMHIKDFCLKMVN, encoded by the coding sequence ATGATTGAATACATCGAAAGACCTCTTTATATTGATCGTTTGAAACCCTTTATCGGAAAATCATTGATCAAGGTGTTAATTGGACAGCGAAGGGTTGGTAAAAGCTTTCTATTGATGCAACTGAGAGACCTTATTAAGAAAGCAAGTCCTGATATCGAAATAATCTTTATCAATAAAGAGCAATATGAGTTTTCAGAAATAAGGAATTCGAATGACCTATTTAACTATTTGAAAGAAAATGTAAAAGGAAACGGAAAAGTAGCGCTATTTATAGATGAAATTCAGGATATTGAATCATTTGAGATTACATTAAGAGACCTTGTCACTAGAGGTAATTTCGATATTTACTGTACCGGGAGCAATGCTAATTTGCTTTCAAGCGAGCTCGCAACTTTTTTGGGTGGAAGGTATATTGAAATAAAGGTTTTTGGACTTAGTTACGCAGAGTATTTGATATTTTACAATTTACAGGATTCTGTGAATACCTTTCAGAATTATTTAAAATTTGGAGGTTTACCTTACCTAATCAATTTGGATCCTGAAATACAAATAGCCTATGAATACCTGAAAAATATTTATAACACCATATTGCTCAAAGATGTAGTATCAAGATTTAATGTTAGAAACGTAAAATTCCTTGAAAACCTAATTACATTTTTAGCAGATAATTTGGGTAGCATCGTCTCCTCAAAAAAAATTAGCGATTATTTAAAATCTCAGAAAATAAATATTTCAACTCAGGTGGTAATCGATTATCTAGGATATCTTGAAGCATCATTTTTGATTTTCAAGGTAAAACGAACAGGAATAGAGGGGAAAAAAGTATTCGAAATAGGAGAAAAATATTTCTTTGAGGATATTGGAATCAGGAATTCAATTGTTGGTTATAAAGCCAATGACATACATAAAATCCTTGAAAACGTGGTTTACCTGCACTTGCGAATGGCAGGATACGAAGTATCTGTTGGCTTGGAAGGGAAGAAAGAAATCGATTTTATCGCTCAGAAATCAGGAGAAAAAATTTATGTACAAGTGGCATATTTGCTGACAAATGAGGAGACAATAAATCGAGAATACGGGAATTTACTTGAAATCCAGGATAATTTCCCCAAATATGTTGTAACAATGGATGAATTGACTGAGACATCAACTCACAAAGGAATAAACCGAATGCACATTAAAGACTTTTGTTTGAAAATGGTTAATTGA
- a CDS encoding outer membrane beta-barrel protein codes for MRVFVLGIVACLLFLGIEANAQGFGVRSGYQVAYTNNNGNRIGDGLGHFYLGAFRNNKLGIGSLLMLHTGVEYMQKGHRTDDANFRKMDYLSIPVGLRTKFGPMFAQVGVNGNFKLSETYEVNGSDALTSSNETNSFDLPAHIGLGIKVLIFELEARYHQGFLDVNDGNKNSYLQIGLAIGL; via the coding sequence ATGAGAGTATTTGTTTTAGGGATTGTGGCTTGCCTTTTATTTTTGGGAATCGAGGCAAATGCCCAGGGCTTTGGAGTCAGGTCAGGCTACCAGGTTGCCTATACAAATAATAATGGAAACCGGATAGGCGATGGTCTAGGGCATTTCTATCTAGGGGCTTTTAGAAATAATAAATTAGGTATTGGAAGTTTGTTGATGCTGCATACGGGTGTGGAATACATGCAAAAAGGACATAGGACAGATGATGCCAATTTCAGAAAAATGGATTATTTGAGTATACCTGTTGGCCTTAGGACAAAGTTCGGTCCTATGTTTGCCCAAGTAGGTGTCAACGGGAATTTCAAACTGTCTGAAACGTATGAAGTCAACGGTTCAGATGCCCTGACCAGCAGCAATGAAACCAATTCATTTGATCTTCCGGCCCATATTGGTCTAGGGATAAAAGTACTGATCTTTGAATTAGAAGCAAGATATCATCAGGGATTTTTGGATGTCAACGACGGCAACAAAAATTCCTACTTACAAATCGGTTTAGCCATCGGGTTATGA
- a CDS encoding Crp/Fnr family transcriptional regulator, with protein sequence MEQIRAYFNNFLPLTDNEWNDFAPCFQKEELKKKDFLIRQGESCDFIAFIAEGIFRFYYVQEGEEKVTAFFFPGDFVTNYRSFLTGKPSEHYIESLKPSVIYKIKKTDLNLLYEKHKNMERLGRFIAENLYLTVAKRLDSFLHSTPESRYQELLDRNSKLLQEVPQYMLASYLGIQPETLSRIRARK encoded by the coding sequence ATGGAACAAATCAGAGCTTATTTTAATAATTTCCTGCCCCTTACAGACAATGAATGGAATGACTTTGCTCCTTGTTTCCAAAAAGAAGAATTAAAAAAAAAGGATTTTTTGATTAGGCAGGGGGAAAGCTGCGACTTCATTGCTTTTATTGCAGAAGGCATTTTTCGGTTTTACTATGTACAGGAAGGAGAGGAAAAAGTAACAGCGTTCTTTTTTCCAGGAGATTTTGTGACCAATTACAGGAGCTTTCTGACTGGTAAACCATCTGAACATTATATAGAATCCCTGAAACCCTCAGTGATTTACAAGATCAAAAAAACAGATCTTAATCTACTTTACGAAAAGCATAAAAACATGGAAAGGCTGGGCAGGTTTATTGCAGAAAATTTATATTTAACCGTAGCTAAAAGACTTGATTCTTTTTTACATAGTACACCGGAGAGTAGATACCAGGAATTATTGGACCGTAATTCCAAGTTGCTTCAGGAAGTGCCCCAGTACATGCTCGCTTCCTATTTGGGTATACAACCGGAAACTTTAAGTAGAATACGGGCAAGAAAATAA
- a CDS encoding YdeI/OmpD-associated family protein: protein MEKELETFYPTSRKEWREWLQSNHHKKESVWLIYYKKKAKVPTIAYGEAVDEALCFGWIDSKAKPIDKDKFMQFFSKRKENSVWSKVNKEKVERLIQEGLMTEAGFAIIEKAKQNGSWTILDQAEALIIPKDLEDEFQKRPNAKDYFIGLSRSDKRNILQWLVLAKRQETRQRRIEEIVELAGQNLKPKQFR from the coding sequence ATGGAAAAAGAGCTGGAAACATTTTATCCCACATCCCGCAAAGAATGGCGGGAATGGCTACAAAGCAATCACCATAAAAAAGAGTCTGTTTGGCTGATCTACTATAAAAAGAAAGCCAAAGTCCCAACAATAGCCTATGGGGAAGCGGTTGATGAGGCGCTTTGCTTTGGTTGGATAGATAGCAAAGCAAAACCGATCGACAAGGATAAATTTATGCAGTTTTTCAGCAAAAGGAAAGAGAATAGCGTTTGGTCAAAAGTGAATAAAGAAAAAGTCGAACGCCTAATTCAAGAAGGTCTGATGACAGAAGCGGGTTTTGCAATCATAGAGAAGGCAAAACAAAACGGATCTTGGACAATTTTAGACCAAGCTGAAGCGCTGATCATCCCTAAAGATTTAGAAGATGAATTTCAAAAAAGGCCAAATGCAAAAGACTATTTCATAGGGTTAAGCAGATCAGACAAACGGAATATTCTGCAATGGCTTGTTCTTGCCAAACGTCAGGAAACAAGACAGAGACGAATTGAAGAAATCGTAGAACTGGCGGGCCAAAACCTAAAACCAAAACAGTTCAGATAA
- a CDS encoding phytoene desaturase family protein: MRNFPSYKQNKPSGHYDAIVIGSGLGGLTTAALLSKQGQKVLVLEKHYTIGGFTHVFKRKDYEWDVGIHYVGDMHNDRKLMPRLFGYITQGKLEWQDMGEVYDKIVFGDKTYDLVKGRKNLVAKLKSEFDTPENHAAIDRYMEAVKNVIVSSKDFYSMKVVPGLVGKWIRKWTSRKFHKFSDISTLEMLKSLTDNEKLIGVLCGQYGDYGLPPAQSSFAMHAILVNHYFNGGYFPVGGSAKIAESIYPLVRAAGGDVYSNAEVKGIIFEGNKAVGVRMPDDHELKADRIISNAGVFNTFQKLIPKEHPLYPKLERHFDGLRASVAHSCLYIGLKKNSKELQLPTSNFWIYPGYDHDKNVSEYLTNPDDKPFPVVYISFPSSKDPDWEKRYPGSSTIEIISLAPYDWFKAWENTRWGKRGEDYEALKEKWSLKLLESLYQQLPHLRGQIDYYELSTPLSTKNFTGYQSGEIYGLEHSPSRFRNEHLTPHTPFKNLYLTGQDIVSCGIGGALMSGLITSSAILKKNLIKTIMK, encoded by the coding sequence GTGCGCAATTTCCCTTCCTACAAACAAAACAAACCTTCCGGTCATTATGATGCCATTGTCATCGGATCGGGCTTGGGCGGGCTAACCACCGCCGCACTTCTTTCCAAGCAGGGGCAAAAAGTGTTGGTACTTGAAAAGCACTATACTATCGGAGGTTTTACCCATGTTTTTAAAAGAAAGGATTATGAATGGGATGTGGGTATTCACTATGTCGGTGATATGCACAATGACCGAAAACTTATGCCCCGTCTTTTCGGATATATCACGCAGGGAAAACTCGAGTGGCAGGACATGGGAGAGGTGTATGATAAAATTGTCTTTGGGGATAAAACCTATGATCTGGTAAAAGGCCGTAAAAACCTCGTTGCCAAACTAAAATCTGAATTTGATACTCCTGAGAATCATGCTGCCATTGACCGCTATATGGAGGCAGTGAAAAATGTAATTGTAAGCAGCAAAGATTTCTATAGCATGAAAGTGGTTCCCGGATTGGTCGGGAAATGGATTCGAAAATGGACTTCAAGAAAATTCCACAAATTCTCGGATATCAGCACACTGGAAATGCTAAAATCCTTAACTGATAATGAAAAACTGATTGGAGTACTTTGTGGCCAATATGGGGATTATGGGCTTCCTCCGGCACAAAGCAGTTTTGCCATGCATGCAATTCTTGTCAATCACTATTTCAACGGAGGATACTTCCCTGTGGGGGGTTCTGCAAAAATTGCAGAGAGCATTTATCCCCTTGTCAGAGCAGCAGGAGGAGATGTGTATTCCAATGCGGAGGTAAAGGGGATTATTTTTGAAGGAAATAAAGCGGTTGGGGTTCGAATGCCAGATGACCACGAACTAAAAGCAGATAGAATCATCAGCAATGCGGGAGTGTTCAATACCTTTCAAAAACTCATCCCCAAGGAGCATCCCCTTTATCCTAAGCTGGAACGGCATTTTGATGGATTGCGTGCATCAGTAGCACATAGTTGTCTGTATATCGGTTTGAAGAAAAACAGTAAGGAACTTCAATTGCCTACTTCTAATTTTTGGATTTATCCAGGTTATGACCACGATAAAAATGTCAGTGAATACCTCACCAATCCGGATGACAAGCCATTTCCCGTGGTATATATTTCTTTTCCTTCGTCCAAAGATCCGGATTGGGAAAAGCGATATCCCGGGTCCTCCACCATCGAGATTATCTCGCTTGCCCCCTATGATTGGTTTAAAGCCTGGGAAAATACCCGATGGGGGAAAAGGGGAGAGGATTATGAAGCCCTGAAAGAGAAATGGTCTTTAAAGTTATTGGAAAGTCTCTACCAACAACTTCCGCACCTGAGAGGACAGATAGATTATTACGAGCTTTCTACGCCCTTATCCACTAAAAACTTTACAGGATACCAATCAGGTGAAATATATGGTCTGGAACATAGTCCGAGCAGATTTCGAAATGAACACCTCACTCCCCATACGCCATTTAAAAACCTTTACCTCACTGGGCAGGATATCGTTTCCTGTGGAATAGGAGGGGCATTGATGAGCGGTCTGATTACTTCATCGGCTATTTTGAAGAAAAACCTGATCAAAACTATTATGAAATGA